GGGATTATCCCACCCAGCTCCTCTCCCTGTACCTTCCCCTGCTCTCGATCTCTTCCAGCTTCTCCTCAATCTCCTCTCTGGCCTTTTTCCCGCGTATCTCGGCGTAGCCTTCTAAAACTGCCTCAAACCCCGCCTCGAACCAGGTGTAGTGGGTGCTCTCCATAGCACGCCTGAGCAGGTGCAGGTCGACGCCCTGGGCTTCCAGAGTGGTGTCAAAGTCTGCCAGGCCGAAGTCTATGAGATAAACCTTACCTTCCCTTAGGATCATGTTGGAGGTCGTTAAATCGCCGTGGACTATTCCCGCCTCGTGGAGTTTCCCGATCTGCCTCCCAACCTCGCGGCAGAGTTTAAGCCTCTCTTCCATTGGAACGCTTTCTAGGAGCTCCTTGAGGCGATCGCCCTCAATGAACTCCATGACGATCTTCATGTCCTTTAAGTCCACCTCGTAGACGTAGGGGCAGTTAACGCCGAATTCTTTCGCCCTGTGGAGCACCCTCGCTTCCCTGACGGTTC
The sequence above is drawn from the Thermococcus pacificus genome and encodes:
- a CDS encoding Kae1-associated kinase Bud32; this encodes MELIKQGAEAKIYLAGFAEFFGADLLPGEKVIVKHRIPKRYRIEEIDRKLRKERTVREARVLHRAKEFGVNCPYVYEVDLKDMKIVMEFIEGDRLKELLESVPMEERLKLCREVGRQIGKLHEAGIVHGDLTTSNMILREGKVYLIDFGLADFDTTLEAQGVDLHLLRRAMESTHYTWFEAGFEAVLEGYAEIRGKKAREEIEEKLEEIESRGRYRERSWVG